A genomic region of Phoenix dactylifera cultivar Barhee BC4 unplaced genomic scaffold, palm_55x_up_171113_PBpolish2nd_filt_p 000100F, whole genome shotgun sequence contains the following coding sequences:
- the LOC103720840 gene encoding ABC transporter I family member 1 encodes MPLLKPPLPRILINNVSCMRNAQTVLRNINVSMHDGSALVLTGANGSGKTTFLRMLAGFSRPSAGEILWEGHDITSPGVFQQYKLQLNWLSLKDGIVDKQTVLDNVEWFEVLEGKCGKSMGALELMGLGRLANEKARMLSMGQRKRVQLARLLAIDRQIWLLDEPSVALDDEGVRLLEYIIAEHRKKGGIVFVATHLPIKIEDAMSLRLPQRFPRRKTLVDLVR; translated from the coding sequence ATGCCCCTTCTGAAACCTCCACTTCCACGCATCCTCATAAACAATGTTTCCTGCATGCGTAATGCTCAGACTGTCCTCCGCAATATTAATGTCTCTATGCATGATGGCTCTGCTCTTGTATTGACTGGTGCTAATGGCTCTGGGAAGACAACCTTTCTTCGCATGCTAGCTGGATTCTCTCGCCCTTCTGCTGGTGAGATCCTTTGGGAGGGGCATGACATCACATCGCCTGGAGTATTCCAACAATACAAGCTTCAACTTAACTGGCTATCGTTAAAAGATGGCATAGTGGATAAACAAACTGTGTTAGACAATGTTGAGTGGTTTGAAGTCTTGGAAGGAAAATGCGGGAAATCTATGGGGGCTCTTGAGCTCATGGGGTTAGGTAGGCTTGCAAATGAGAAGGCAAGGATGCTTTCTATGGGGCAGAGGAAGCGGGTACAGTTGGCTAGATTGCTGGCTATAGATAGGCAGATTTGGCTGCTTGATGAGCCTTCAGTTGCGTTGGATGATGAAGGAGTCCGCCTGTTGGAGTATATAATAGCAGAGCACCGGAAGAAAGGTGGAATTGTTTTTGTGGCAACTCACCTACCGATCAAGATTGAGGATGCTATGTCTCTGAGGCTCCCGCAAAGGTTTCCAAGGAGGAAAACTTTAGTTGATCTGGTTCGTTGA